gcaagcatgccgtatgccttcttgactaccttctccacctgtgttgcccctttcattgacctgtggacctgtactcctagatctctttgactttcaatactcttgagggttctaccattcactgtatattccctacctgcattagaccttccaaaatgcattacctcacattagtccggattaaactccatctgccatctctccgcccaagtctccaaacaatctaaatcctgctgtatcctctgacagtcctcatcgctatccgcaattccaccaacctttgtgtcgtctgcaaacaaagtaatcagaccagttacattttcctccaaatcatttatatatatatgtgtgttggggagtgtgtgtgtgtgttggggagggtgtgtgtgtgtgtgtgttggggagtgtgtgtgtgtgtgtttgttggggagtgtgtgtgtgtgttggggagtgtgtgtgtgtgtttgttggggagtgtgtgtgtttgtgttggggagtgtgtgtgtgtgtgtttgttggggagtgtgtgtgtgttggggagtgtgtgtgtgttagggagtgtgcgtgtgtgtgttggggagtgtgtgtgttggggagtgtgtctgtgtgtgttttggggagtgtgagtgtatgttggggagtgtgtgtgtgtgttggggagtgtgtgtgtgtgttgggaagtgtgtgtgtgtgttgggaagtgtgtgtgtgtgttggggagtgtgtgtgtgttttgaggagtgtgtgtgtgttttgaggagtgtgtatgtgtgttggggagtgtgtgtgtgtgtgttggggaatgttttggggagtgtgtgtgtgttggacagtgggtgtgtgtgttggggtgtgtgtgtgtgtgttggggagtgcgtgtgtctgtgttggggagtgtgtgtatctgtgtgtgttggggagtgtgtgtggtacaagttagcgaggaatgacctaaagagagagctaagaagagccaggaggggacatgagaagtctttggcaggtaggatcaaggataatcctaaagctttctataaatatgtcaggaataaacgaatgaccagggtaagagtagcgccagtcaaggacagtagtgggaagttgtgcttggagtccgaggagataggagaggtgctaaataaatatttttcgtcagtattcacacaggaaaaagacaatgttgttgagagaatactgagattcaggctactagactagaagggcttgagattcataaggaggaggtgttagcaattctggaaagagtgaaaatagataagtcccctgggccagatgtgattaattctaggattctctgggaagctagggaggaaattgctgagcctttggctttgatcttttagttattgttgtctacaggaatagtgccagaagactggagggtagcaaatgttgtccctttgttcaagaaggggagtagagataaccccggtaactatagaccagtgagccttacttctgttgtgggcaaaatcttggaaaggtttctacaagataggatgtataatcatctggaaaggaataatttgattaaagatagtcaacacagttttgtgaagggtaggtcgtgcctcacaaaccttattgagttctttgagaaggtgaccaaacaggtggatgagggtaaagcagttgatgtggtgtgtatggatttcagtaaagcgcttgataaggttccccacggtaggctactgcagaaaatacagaggcatgggattcagggtgatttcgcagtttggatcagaaattggctagctggaagaagacaaaaggtggtggttgatgggaaatgttcagactggagtccagttactagtggtgtaccacaaggatctgttttggggccactgctgtttgtcatttttataaatgacctggaggagggcggagaaggatgggtgagtaaatttgcagatgacactaaagtcggttcagttgtggacagtgcggaaggatgttacaagttacagagggatatagataagctgcagtgctgggctgagaggcggcaaatggagtttaatgcagaaaagtgtgaggtgattcattttggaaggaataacaggaagacagagtactgggctaatggtaagattcttggcagtgtggatgagcagagagatctcggtgtccatgtacatagatccctgaaagtggccacccaggttgagagggttgttaagaagacgtacggtgtgttagcttttattggtagagtgattgagtgtcggagccatgaggtcatgttgcagctgtacaaatctctggtgtggccgcatttggagtattgcgtgcaattctggtcgccgcattataggaaggatgtggaagctttggaaagggtgcagaggagatttaccagaatgttgcctggtatggagggaaggtcttatgaggaaaggctgagggacttgaggctgttttcattggagagaagaaggttaagaggtgacttaattgaggcgtacaagatgatcagaggattagatagggttttcagtgagagcctttttcctcggatggtggtgtctagcacgaggggacatacctttaaattgaggggagatagatataaggcagatatcagaggtaggttctttactcagagagtagtaagggtgtggaatgccccacctgcaacagactcgccaacactaagggcattcaaatggtcattggatagacatatggacgataagggaatagtgtagatgggctttagagcggtttcacaggtcggcgcaacatcgagggccgaagggcctgtactgcgctgtaatgttctatattctatgtcctCCTCCAATCGCCAGCACCCACTGTTCCGGTGCCTCCAGGTGCTGTCCACCACGGCATGGGAAACCCTTGTCCTTCCCCACATCTGGCTCCGACAATAAAGCTTCTCCATaattgttgctgctgttgtgtattaaCTATTGTAAATTGTTGAATGTTGTGAACAGTCCGCAATGTTGCATTGAATGGTGTCGCAACCCAGTCGAGCAACCGCCACACGGCCGCAGAAGCTATTGATGGGAGAATGAGAGATTATTCCTGCTCTTCTACTAAAGTGGAGGCAGACCCCTGGTGGAGGGTGGACCTGCGGGAAAAGCATCAGATCGCGGCAATCAAGATCGCCAACTCACAAAGTGCAGACAAGGCAGGAATCTACGGAGCTGAAATCCACATTGGAGACTCGAACCGGAATCATGGCAATGATAACCCCAAGTAAGTATCTGGTGGTGTGGGAACTTGATTCTATTTCCTGCTCTGTATATGTTCCAGTGACTGACTGACTCAGTCCGTAAcctctctgcacactcacacctTACACTTTTACTCCAGATGTGCCACAGTGGGAAGAATTGGGCTTGGAGACACGAAAACCTTCGACTGTCGTGGAATGCAAGGTCGGTATGTGAACATCATCCGTCCTGGAAAGAAGCACCTGACTCTGTGTGAGGTGGTGGTCTTGGGCCAACCCCTCTTTGTAATCAAGAATTGTGAATGATAGCAACCAGGGTAAAAAACTGATTCAGAACCCAGGCTTGTCCAACCTCTTCAAGCAAAGCGGCACATTTCAATTTCTTGCTCACTTCAGAGATCAATGGGCTAATTTCAGATGATTATAGAAATTATTATATACTACATTTCATATTTGCGGCATTAATATTATTAAAATCcccggtttaaaatacatacaggcagtatgactATTAAAGCTGTTATTAAGGTGATGTAAATGGTGATGATTTTTTACCTGTttgcagagagatggctaatgggataTTATTTTGATTGCTGGGGATTCCTTGGACTGTAGATAATTGGTGAGGGAGTgcgttagtcctagctaagcagcttGTGGGATATcaaagtgggatacagatgatgtaattaatgagtaGAGCCAAGTGTTTCTGTAGTTATGCATGTGTTATCGGATTTTACGTTGAACAGCAGTTTTCCATAGTATTTGAGCCtgacatagaattcacagtgcagaaggaggccgttcagcccatcgactgcaccgccccttggaaagagagccccatgcctccaccctatccccgtaacccagtaacccacctaacctttttggcactaagggcaatttaccatggccaatccacctaacctgcccatctttggactgtgggaggaaaccggagcacccggaggaaacccacgcacacacggggaggatgtgcagactccgcacagacagtgacccaagccaggaatcgagcttgggaccctggagttgtgaagcaacagtgctaaccactgtgctacccaataaCAGGTTAAagcgatatggggaacaggtagggaggtgctttaagaccaggaagagatcagccaggatctgattgaatggtggagcaggtcgaagggctgaattgccgacttctcttCTTATTCCTAAATTACAGCGATCTACAACGGTTTCACGGTCGTCATTCGACCTTTAATTCCAtatttcttattgaattcaaattgcaccattttccgtggcaggattcgaacccaggactccAGAGCATTCCTCTGGTCTCTGGTTACTGGTCCAGCGATACTGCCACTGAGCCACCAGAAGACAGAGGGATTTCGAGTTGCTCCGGAAAAAGGTCAGCACAGGGAATGAAGTTACCCTGATTGCTACGTTTCGAAGTATATTTGAAACTGTGTTGAATTGCTTTGTTGGAACCGATATAATGGCAGGTGCAGGTACGGAGTGAACGTGGTCCCTGTTATTTAAacattgtttaactgataattgtgaaACTATTTCTTTGATGTAAATGTGGTTCATGGTGTGTTTAAAATAAAGTTTATTTCAACattaaagatacctattggtcagagtcaccactcctttggggggggggggcccgggggcgggggggggagggggtggggggggcgggggcgggggggggagggggtgggggggcgggggcggggggagggggtgggggggcggggggggtggagggggaggggtggggggtggggaggtgggggggcagggggcgggggcggggggaggggggggaggggtgggggagggggtgggggagggtgggggggtgggagggcgggggaggcagggggcggggcgggggagtgtggggggcgggggggtggggggtggggcgggggcggggcgggtgaAGTGTCCTTTCCTCAAAGTTTTACAAACTGCAAATTGTTGGAggttctggtccgggatcctaacggatgttgggatctggtccgggatcctaacggaTGTTgcgatctggtccgggatcctaacggaTGTTgcgatctggtccgggatcctaacggatgttgggatctggtccgggatcctaacgaatgttgggatctgggaaccagaatgtgaactTCGAAGGTGTAATAACTGCAGGGGAAATAGAGAATCAAATTAAAAGAACAACATCATCCTCAGGCagaacaaaaaaggtgacaagtgtgagaagggaggtggccaatgcaggattgagcttGCTGTACCTAAATGCCGCAGTATACGGAACAGGGTAAATgaacttgttgcgcacattgaaattggccggtacgatgttgtgggcatcacagagacgtggctgcaaggggatcagggctgggatctaaatatgcaAGAATAtgggtcctatcgaaaggacaggcagatggacaaagggggcggggttgcattgtgagtaagaaatgaagttaaatcgatagcaaggagcgatataggatcagaaggcaaagaatctctgtgggtagagttgaggaatcgcaaaggtaaaaagaccctgatgggagttatgtacaggccccctagcagtagtcaggatgtggggcagaaaataaatcaggagatagaaaaaggctgtaaaaaaggcaatattacaataatcatgggggacttcaatatgcaggtggactgggaaaatcaggttggtagtggatcccaagaaaaggaatttatggaatgtctaagagatggttttttggagcagcttgtgacagagccgactagggaactggcaattctggatttggtgatgtgtaatgaggcagacttgattagagaacttaaggtgaaggaacccttcgggagcagtgaccacaatatgatagaatttaccctgcagtttgagggagaagctgcaatcagatgtaacgggattacaattaaataaggggaactacaaagacatgggggaggagctggccggagttgattggaaaaggagccgagcagggaagtcagtggaacagcaatggcaggagttttggggggttattcgggaggaacagcagaaattcatcccaaggaggaggaaacatgctaaggggaggacaaggcatccgtggctgacgagggaagtcaagggcagcattgaacatagaacaatacagcgcagtacaggcccttcggcccacgatgttgcaccaaaacaaaagccatctaacctacactatgccattatcatccatatgtttatccaataaacttttaaatgccctcaatgttggcgagttcactactgtagcaggtagggcattccacggcctcactactctttgcgtaaagaacctacctctgacctctgtcctatatctattacccctcagtttaaagttatgtcccctcgtgccagccatttccatccacgggagaaggctctcactgtccaccctatccaaccccctgatcattttgtatgcctctattaagtctcctcttaaccttcttctctccaacgaaaacaacctcaagtccatcagcctttcctcataagattttccctccataccaggcaacatcctggtaaatctcctctgcacccgctccaaagcctccacgtccttcctataatgcggtgaccagaactgtacgcaatactccaaatgcggacgtaccagagttctgtacagctgcaacatgacctcccgactccggaactcaatccctctaccaataaaggctaacactccataggccttcttaacaaccctatcaacctgggtggcaactttcagggatctatgtgcatggacacctagatccctctgctcatccacactttcaagaactttaccattagccaaatattccgcattcctgttattccttccaaagtgaatcacctcacacttctctacattaaactccatttgccacctctcagctcagctctgcagcttatctatatccctctgtaacctgctacatccttccacactatcgacaacaccaccggctttagtatcgtctgcaaatttactcacccacccttctgcgccttcctctaggtcattgataaaaatgacaaacagcaacggccccagaacagatccttgtggtactccacttgtgactgtactccattctgaacatttcccatcaaccaccaccctctgtcttctttcagctagccaatttctgatccacatctctaaatcaccctcaatccccagcctccatattttctgcaatagcctaccgtggggaaccttatcaaatgctttgctgaaatccatatacaccacatcaactgctctaccctcgtctacctgttcagtcaccttctcaaagaactcgataaggtttgtgaggcatgacctacccttcacaaagccatgttgactatccctgatcatattattccaatctagatgattataaatcttgtctcttataatgccctccaagactttacccactacagacgtgaggctcaccggtctatagttgccggggttgtctctgctcccctttttgaacaaagggaccacatttgctgtcctccagtcctctggcactattcctgtagccaatgatgacataaaaatcaaagccaaaggtccagcaatctcttccctggcctcccagagaatcctaggataaatcccatcaggtcccggggacttctctattttcagcctgtccagaattgccaacacctcttccctacgtacctcaatgccatctattctattagcctggggctcggcattctcctccacaacattatctttttcctgagtgaatactgacgaaaaatattcatttagtatctcgcctatctcttcagactccacacacaatttcccatccctgtccttgactggtcctactctttccctagtcattcgcttattcctgacatacctatagaaagcttttgggttttccttgatccttcctgccaaatacttctcatgtcccctccttgctcgtcttagctctctctttagatccttcctcgctaccttgtaactatccatcgccccaactgaaacttcacacctcatcttcacataggcctccttgttcctcttaacaagagattccacttccttggtaaaccacggttccctcgctcgacgccttcctccctgcctgaccggtacatacttatcaagaacacgcagtagctgatccttgaacaagccccacttatccagtgtgcccaacacttgcagcctacttctccaccttatcccccccaagtcacgtctaatggcatcataatcacgtactcttgcacctgggaggcaacataccaaacgtgagtctctcacgctcccacaaaatctcctatctgtgcccctgactatagagtccccaattactaatgctctgctcctctccccccttcccttctgagcaacagggacagactccgtgccagaggcccgtaccccatggcttacccctggtaagtcgtcccccccacaagtatccaaagcggtatacttgtttctcaggggaacgaccgcaggggatccttgcactgactgctttttctcagtccctcttacagttacccacctatctccaatctttggtgtaactaattccctgaagctgctatctatgaccccttctgcctcccgaatgatccgaagttcttccaactccagctccagttccctaactcggtcttggaggagctggagatggcagcacttcctgcaggtaaaatcagcagggacactaactgcatccctcacctcaaacatcctgcaggaggaacatttcacgcccttccctgccattcctctaactttctaccaagatctggctaacaactaaattaaatttttataaaatataataataatataataaaatatggtacttacctcagaccaatgggttttattattaggttagaggaggagggcgggtgggagacactacacgtgtagtgtctcgggtttcctctccaccagaatttattggtcagggtcttcccagatgtccgcgggtcgacttcttgttcccgcctaaaacagctcctgctgaaattgactaaccagccagctccactcccgccgaaatcgactggcctgcccctgcaaagacaagtgcttttaaaggacagacttacctcccagcaaccacttccgcaatgctcccgctgaaactgactcaccagctgttctcccgccaaaatcgactggcctgcccctgcaaagacaagtgcttttaaaggacagacttacctcccagcagccacttccgcactgctcccgctgaaactgactcaccagctgttctccagccgaaatcgactggcctgcccctgcaaagacaagtgcttttaaaggacagacttacctcccagcagccacttccgcactgctcccgctgaaactgactcaccagctgttctcccgccgaaatcgactggcctgcccctgcaaagacaagtgcttttaaaggacagacttacctcccagcagccacttccgcactgctcccgctgaaactgactcaccagctgttctcccgccgaaatcgaaaagcaaaagaaaaagcatacaaagtggcgagtattagtgggaagccagaagattgggaatcgtttaaaagcgagcagaggacaactaaaacatcaataaggagggagaagatgaagtatgagtgcaagctagctagtaatataaaagaagctcGGAAGAGCTTCTTTCAGTATATAAGCAGTAAGGGAGaggaaaaatagacattggaccactggacaatgtggctggagaagtaataataggaaacaaagaaatggcagacgaactgaatagttactttgcatcagtcttcacggtggaagacaccagtgggatgccagagctccaggagacccagggggcagaggtgagtgcagtgaccattactaaggagaaggttctggggaaactgaaaggtctgaaggtggataagtcacctggaccggatggactacaccccaggatcctaaaagagatagctgaggagattgtggaggcattggtgatgatctttcaggaatcactggaggcaggaagggtcccagaggactggaaggtggctaatgtaacaccactgtttaagaagggagggaggcagaagacgggaaattataggctggttagcctgacttcggtcattggtaagattttagagtctgttattaaagatgagatcgcggagtacttggaagtgcacggtaaaataggactgagtcagcacggcttcgtcaaggggaggtcgtgtctgacaaatctgttagagttctttaaggaggtaacaagacgtgatatatttagatttccagaaggcctttgacaaggtgctgcataagatATTGTTAAATACATTAAGTGCCCATagtttcagggtaagatcctggcatggatagaggattggctgactggcagaaggcagagagtggggaaaaaggggtctttttcaggatggcagccggtgactagtggtgtgcctcaggggtctgtgctgggaccacaacttttcacattatacattaatgatctggaggaaggaactgaaggcactgttgctaagtttgcagatgtaaTAAAGAtcagtagagggacaggtagtattgaggaagcaagggggctgcagaaggactgggacaggctaggagagtgggcaatgaagtggcagagggaatacaatgtggataagtgtgaggttctgcacttttgtcatgagaatgtcactttaagaaatgtttgtctgctcatgttactgcagtgatgtcacagtgtgggtggagttgggctgtttcactttgagaaaatcttgggtgtgtctgtgttttttgggtttcgttttagtgttggagctgcagccagccagagAATGTGtaatgctgttctctctgccatgtaaagactatctcttgatcatttggtgaattcagagttataactgttctcagtagtgaatttaaacctgatgtgcttctgttaaaacattttttaaaaagtcttatggatgttaaaaggaaagcttaaggattacttagtgttgtattctttggggggttgtatttgaattgatggttgctaagatgtttactgtatgttttaaaaaggttaacttgagctcatagaataaacattgctttgctttaaaaaatacttttccatttctgctgtcccacacctgtagagtgggccgtgtgctccccataccacaatctagtaaacgttctgggtcaggtgaactccatgatacactttggggttctcaaaaccctggcccataacactgtggtAGGAGGAATTTagccatagactattttctaaatggggaatgcttaggaaatcagaagcacaaagggacttgggaatccttgttcacgattctcttaaggttaacgtgcaggttcagtcggcagttaagaaggcaaatgcaatgttagcattcatgtcgagagggctagaatacaaggccagggatgtacttctgaggctgtataaggctctggtcagaccccatttggagtattgtgagcagttttgggtcccgtatctaaggaaggatgtgccggccttggaaaggatccagaggaggttcacaagaatgatccctggaatgaagaacttagaacatagaacatagaacgatacagcgcagtacaggcccttcagcccacgatgttgcaccgaaacaaaagccatctaacctacactgtgccatttcatccatatgcttatccaataaacttttaaatgccctcaatgttggcgagttcactactgtagcaggtagggcattccacggcctcactactctttgcgtaaagaacctacctctgacctctgtcctatatctattacccctcagtttaaagttatgtcccctcgtgccagccatttccatccgcgggagaaggctctcactgtccaccctatccaaccccctgatcattttgtatgcctctattaagtctcctcttaaccttcttctctccaacgaaaacaaactcaagtccatcagcctttcctcataagattttccctccataccaggcaacatcctggtaaatctcctctgcacccgttccaaagcttccacgtccttcctataatgaggtgaccagaactgtacgcaatactccaaatgcggccgtaccagagttctgtacagctgcaacatgacctcatgactccggaactcaatccctctaccaataaaggccaagactccataggccttcttcacaaccctatcaacctgggtggcaactttcagggatctaggtacatggacaccgagatccctctgctcatccacacttccaagaattttaccatgagccaaatattccgcattcctgttattccttccaaagtgaatcacctcacacttctctacattaaactccatttgccacctctcagcccagctctgcagcttatctatatccctctgtaacctgctacatccttccgcactgtcaacaacaccaccgactttagtgtcgtctgcaaatttactcacccacccttctgcgccctcctctaggtcatctataaaaatgacaaacagcaacagccccagaacagatccttgtggtacgccacttgtaactgaactccattctgaacatttcccatcaaccaccaccctctgtcttctttcagctagccaatttctgatccaaactgctaaatcaccctcaatccccagcctccgtattttctgcaatagcctaccgtggggaaccttatcaaacgctttgctgaaatccatatacaccacatcaactgctctaccctcgtctacctgttcagtcaccttctcaaagaactcgataaggtttgtgaggcatgacctacccttcacaaagccatgcttactatccctgatcatattattccaatctagatgattataaatcttgtctcttataatcccctccaagactttacccacaac
The genomic region above belongs to Scyliorhinus torazame isolate Kashiwa2021f chromosome 6, sScyTor2.1, whole genome shotgun sequence and contains:
- the LOC140425683 gene encoding fucolectin-6-like yields the protein MEWLQLYTTACLCLLAQTQRTAVRNVALNGVATQSSNRHTAAEAIDGRMRDYSCSSTKVEADPWWRVDLREKHQIAAIKIANSQSADKAGIYGAEIHIGDSNRNHGNDNPKCATVGRIGLGDTKTFDCRGMQGRYVNIIRPGKKHLTLCEVVVLGQPLFVIKNCE